A single region of the Zootoca vivipara chromosome 2, rZooViv1.1, whole genome shotgun sequence genome encodes:
- the TUBB gene encoding tubulin beta chain translates to MREIVHIQAGQCGNQIGAKFWEVISDEHGIDPTGTYHGDSDLQLDRISVYYNEATGGKYVPRAILVDLEPGTMDSVRSGPFGQIFRPDNFVFGQSGAGNNWAKGHYTEGAELVDSVLDVVRKEAESCDCLQGFQLTHSLGGGTGSGMGTLLISKIREEYPDRIMNTFSVVPSPKVSDTVVEPYNATLSVHQLVENTDETYCIDNEALYDICFRTLKLTTPTYGDLNHLVSATMSGVTTCLRFPGQLNADLRKLAVNMVPFPRLHFFMPGFAPLTSRGSQQYRALTVPELTQQVFDAKNMMAACDPRHGRYLTVAAVFRGRMSMKEVDEQMLNVQNKNSSYFVEWIPNNVKTAVCDIPPRGLKMAVTFIGNSTAIQELFKRISEQFTAMFRRKAFLHWYTGEGMDEMEFTEAESNMNDLVSEYQQYQDATAEEEEDFGEEAEEEA, encoded by the exons ATGAGGGAAATCGTCCACATTCAAGCTGGGCAATGTGGTAACCAGATCGGTGCTAAG TTTTGGGAGGTGATTAGTGATGAACATGGGATCGACCCCACTGGAACCTACCATGGCGATAGTGACCTACAGCTTGACCGCATCAGTGTTTACTACAATGAAGCCACAG gtGGCAAATACGTCCCTCGTGCCATCTTGGTTGACCTGGAACCAGGAACTATGGACTCCGTGAGGTCTGGACCTTTCGGCCAGATCTTCAGACCAGACAACTTCGTGTTTG GCCAGAGCGGAGCTGGCAACAACTGGGCCAAAGGCCACTACACAGAAGGCGCTGAGCTGGTGGATTCTGTCCTGGACGTGGTCCGGAAGGAAGCGGAGAGCTGCGACTGCCTTCAGGGTTTCCAGCTGACCCACTCCTTGGGCGGCGGCACCGGTTCTGGCATGGGCacgcttctgatcagcaagatcCGCGAGGAATACCCTGACCGCATCATGAACACCTTCAGCGTGGTGCCTTCCCCCAAGGTCTCCGACACAGTGGTGGAGCCGTACAATGCCACCCTCTCCGTGCACCAGCTGGTGGAGAACACTGACGAGACCTACTGCATCGACAACGAGGCGCTCTATGACATCTGCTTCCGCACCCTCAAACTCACCACGCCCACCTACGGCGACCTCAACCACCTGGTCTCAGCCACCATGAGCGGTGTCACCACCTGCCTCCGCTTCCCCGGGCAGCTGAACGCCGACCTCCGCAAGCTGGCTGTCAACATGGTCCCCTTCCCCCGCCTCCACTTCTTCATGCCCGGCTTCGCGCCCCTGACCAGCCGCGGCAGCCAGCAGTACCGGGCCCTAACGGTGCCTGAGCTGACGCAGCAGGTCTTCGACGCCAAGAACATGATGGCGGCCTGCGACCCCCGCCACGGGCGCTACTTGACAGTGGCAGCCGTCTTCCGCGGCCGCATGTCCATGAAAGAGGTCGATGAACAGATGCTGAACGTTCAAAACAAAAACTCCTCCTACTTCGTGGAGTGGATCCCCAACAACGTCAAGACGGCCGTGTGCGACATCCCTCCAAGGGGCCTCAAGATGGCGGTCACCTTCATCGGCAACAGCACAGCCATCCAGGAGCTCTTCAAGCGCATCTCCGAGCAGTTCACGGCCATGTTCCGGCGCAAGGCCTTCCTCCACTGGTACACGGGCGAGGGCATGGATGAGATGGAGTTCACCGAGGCCGAGAGCAACATGAACGACCTGGTCTCTGAGTACCAGCAGTACCAAGACGCCacggcggaggaagaggaggatttCGGCGAAGAGGCCGAGGAGGAAGCTTGA